The proteins below are encoded in one region of Lonchura striata isolate bLonStr1 chromosome 1, bLonStr1.mat, whole genome shotgun sequence:
- the TMEM106B gene encoding transmembrane protein 106B produces MGKSLSHLPMHTCKEDGYDGSSVSDNVRNGLVHSEVHNEDSRCGDVSQFPYVEFTGRDSVTCPTCQGTGRIPRGQENQLVALIPYSDQRLRPRRTKLYVTASVTVCLLLSGLAVFFLFPRSIDVQYIGVKSVYVTYEQERRIIYLNITNTLNITNNNYYSVEVANITAQVQFSKTVIGKARLNNITNIGPLDMKQIDYMVPTVIQDEMSYMYDFCTLPSIKVHNIVVMMQVTVTTSYLGHPEQISQERYQYVDCGGNTTYQLGQSEYLNVLQPPQ; encoded by the exons ATGGGAAAATCACTTTCTCACCTGCCTATGCATACATGCAAGGAAGATGGCTATGATGGAAGCTCAGTGTCTGATAACGTGAGGAATGGTTTGGTTCACTCGGAAGTGCACAATGAAGACAGCAGATGTGGAGATGTGTCGCAGTTTCCCTATGTGGAATTTACAGGAAGAGACAGTGTCACCTGCCCAACCTGCCAGGGAACAGGAAGAATTCCACGAG GGCAGGAAAATCAGCTGGTAGCCTTAATTCCATACAGTGATCAGAGACTGAGGCCAAGAAGAAC aaaGCTCTATGTGACTGCTTCTGTAACTGTGTGTTTACTgctctctgggctggctgtatttttcttgtttcctcGCTCGATTGATGTTCAGTACATTGGTGTGAAGTCAGTATATGTCACTTATGAACAGGAAAGGCGGATAATCTATCTAAATATTACG aacacaCTTAATATAACGAATAACAACTACTACTCTGTTGAAGTGGCAAATATCACAGCCCAAGTTCAGTTTTCAAAAACAGTTATTGGCAAAGCACGGTTAAACAACATCACCAACATTGGTCCACTGGATATGAAACAG attgaTTATATGGTACCCACAGTCATACAAGATGAAATGAGCTACATGTA TGACTTCTGTACTTTACCATCCATCAAAGTACATAACATAGTAGTGATGATGCA AGTGACAGTGACAACCTCGTACTTAGGCCACCCTGAGCAAATATCCCAGGAGAGATACCAATATGTGGACTGTGGAGGAAACACGACCTACCAGCTGGGCCAGTCAGAATATTTAAATGTCCTTCAGCCTCCACAGTAA